The Daucus carota subsp. sativus chromosome 7, DH1 v3.0, whole genome shotgun sequence genome window below encodes:
- the LOC108194156 gene encoding caffeoylshikimate esterase, whose product MNTTMAAPPPNFWGDMPENEYYKSQGVTNFKSYFKTPHGTIFTQSFLPIPHDNNNNVVTLNTSSTYSTGPCIAPSHVKASVYMTHGYGSDTSWLFQQTCITFATWGYAVFTADLLGHGRSDGIPGYIGDMDKAAAASLSFFLNTRRSDQYRHLPAFLFGESMGGAVTMLMYFQSPPDTWTGLIFSAPLFACTQDTKPSRVRLFMYGLLLGLADTWAAWPEEKKLGNAIKDFEKLKLMLQNPRRYSGRARVGTKREVARMEDYLQNNFHKVKAPFLAVHGADDGVTSPAGSEMLYNKASSVDKTLKLYQGMYHSLIQGESDENVKLVLSDMRAWIDERVIKYGPTCEVQ is encoded by the coding sequence ATGAATACCACAATGGCAGCGCCGCCACCAAACTTCTGGGGAGACATGCCCgaaaatgaatattataaatctcAAGGCGTAACGAATTTTAAATCCTACTTCAAAACTCCTCACGGTACCATCTTCACTCAGTCATTTTTACCTATACCTCATGACAACAATAATAATGTTGTTACTCTTAACACGAGTAGTACGTATTCGACTGGCCCCTGTATAGCTCCGTCCCATGTGAAAGCCAGTGTCTACATGACACATGGCTACGGGTCCGACACGAGTTGGCTATTTCAACAAACATGCATCACGTTTGCCACGTGGGGTTACGCTGTATTCACCGCGGACCTCCTCGGCCACGGCCGGTCCGACGGGATCCCCGGCTACATCGGCGACATGGACAAAGCCGCCGCCGCGTCGCTTTCATTTTTTCTCAACACTCGCCGGAGTGATCAATATCGCCACCTCCCCGCTTTCCTGTTTGGGGAGTCCATGGGCGGCGCCGTCACAATGCTCATGTACTTCCAATCACCGCCCGACACGTGGACTGGTCTGATCTTCTCGGCCCCACTGTTTGCATGCACACAAGACACCAAGCCGTCTAGGGTTAGGTTATTCATGTACGGACTGTTGCTTGGGCTGGCTGACACGTGGGCCGCGTGGCCCGAGGAGAAAAAACTTGGAAATGCAATTAAAGATTtcgagaaattaaaattaatgttACAAAATCCACGTAGATATTCGGGTCGGGCTCGGGTTGGGACTAAACGAGAGGTGGCGAGAATGGaggattatttacaaaataattttcataaagTGAAGGCTCCGTTTCTGGCTGTTCACGGCGCCGACGACGGCGTGACGTCGCCGGCGGGATCGGAGATGTTGTATAACAAAGCAAGTAGTGTTGACAAGACACTCAAGTTGTATCAAGGGATGTACCATTCTCTGATACAAGGGGAGAGTGACGAGAATGTTAAGCTCGTGTTGAGTGATATGCGGGCTTGGATAGATGAGAGAGTTATCAAGTACGGCCCAACTTGTGAGGTCCAGTAA